In bacterium, the genomic window ATGATTTGGGACGAGGCCACAGCTCAGACCGAGGCCTTCAGTGACACCTGGAGCCTGCGCAGCATCGCCGACGAGGAGAAGCTCATCTTCGACGGTGAGCCCCAGCGGTACAGCGCTCTGCACGACATTTTAAACGCATTTAATATCCTTCTTAAACGCACCAACCCGGCACTTTACGCATATCTGACCAACATCGGAATCAGGATTGTCGAGCTTCACCGTGTATTGAAGAAAACCGGCAGCCTGTATCTACACTGTGATCCCACTGCAGGGCATTATCTGAAGCTCATTCTCGACGCGGTTTTCGGAAGAAAGATGATGTTAAATGAAATAGTTTGGTGTTACGACACGGGTGGGCGCTCAAAGAAAAAGTTCCCCTCAAAACACGATACGATTTTCTGGTACTCGAAAACCGAAGGGTATCGCTTCGAATACGATCAAGTATCTCTTCCTCGAAATTTCTCTACAATGCACGAACCGGTACATCAAGACGAAGACGGGAGGTACTATCAAACCAACTACAAGAACGGGGAGCTCTATAAATATTATCTGGAAAAGGGTCAGTTGCCGAACGATTGGTGGTCGGATATCCAGGCGTTGAACCCGGCTGCCAAGGAAAGGCTCGGTTATCCGACGCAGAAACCGGAACGGTTATTGGAAAGAATCATTCGCTCCGCCACGCGCAAGAACGATCTGGTGCTGGATGCGTACTGCGGCTGTGGAACCACTGTGGCAGTCGCTCAAAATTTGAATCGCCGGTGGATCGGTATTGACATAACCTATCTGGCCGTGGAGCTTATCAAGCAGCGCCTTATCGATCACTACTTTCTGGAGAAGAGTGGTGGTAGCCTACAAGAGGCTACGAAACAGTTTAACCGCGAGGTCGAAATATTCGGTATACCCCGCGATATGGAGGGTGCGGTAGCGCTGGCCACAAAGACCAAGGGGGATCGGGTCAGGAAAGAGTTCGAGAAGTGGGCCGTGTTCACCTTTGGCGGTGTTTTTTTCGAGAAGCGGGGTGCCGATAGCGGGATAGACGGCTACTGCCATATCGTGGACCTGGGTAAAGAGGGGAAGGCTGAACGGTTGAGGGCGTACATTCAAGTCAAGTCGGGGAAAGTCGGGGTGTCGCACATCAGGGAATTCTCCCACGTCCTGGATCATGAAAATGCCCCGATGGGGATATTTATCACCCTGGAGCCGCCGACGAAGGATATGCTCGACGAGATTCGGGTGATGCCCAAGTACGTGAACAAACTTACGGGCCAGGAGTATGATCGAGTGTATATCGTAACCGTGGAAGACCTTATCGAAGGCAACCTGCCGAACCTGCCTATGACCCGCATCACCAAGCAGGCCAAAACGAACAAATCCGAAGTAGAAACTGAGGATTTCTTTGAATGAGAAAGGTAGCGCAATGAAACGACTGATCGCCGTGTCCGCCGAGGGGAACCACGGGCTGGATTCGCCCGTCTGCGGCCACTTCGGCCACACCCCGTATTTCTTTTTCGTGGAGGAGGTGGGCGGCCGACTGGGCGAGTGCCGCTGCCTGGCCAACCCCTTCTTCGAGGAACACCAGCCCGGAC contains:
- a CDS encoding DNA methyltransferase — translated: MNKLFYGDNLDILRDHIADESVDLIYIDPPFNSKRNYNMIWDEATAQTEAFSDTWSLRSIADEEKLIFDGEPQRYSALHDILNAFNILLKRTNPALYAYLTNIGIRIVELHRVLKKTGSLYLHCDPTAGHYLKLILDAVFGRKMMLNEIVWCYDTGGRSKKKFPSKHDTIFWYSKTEGYRFEYDQVSLPRNFSTMHEPVHQDEDGRYYQTNYKNGELYKYYLEKGQLPNDWWSDIQALNPAAKERLGYPTQKPERLLERIIRSATRKNDLVLDAYCGCGTTVAVAQNLNRRWIGIDITYLAVELIKQRLIDHYFLEKSGGSLQEATKQFNREVEIFGIPRDMEGAVALATKTKGDRVRKEFEKWAVFTFGGVFFEKRGADSGIDGYCHIVDLGKEGKAERLRAYIQVKSGKVGVSHIREFSHVLDHENAPMGIFITLEPPTKDMLDEIRVMPKYVNKLTGQEYDRVYIVTVEDLIEGNLPNLPMTRITKQAKTNKSEVETEDFFE